From the Xiphophorus maculatus strain JP 163 A chromosome 20, X_maculatus-5.0-male, whole genome shotgun sequence genome, one window contains:
- the prph gene encoding peripherin, with protein sequence MSCCFRSISEPPLLPLFSAVERTSATMSHSSVTSTSYRRTFGSPHPISLSSYSPVSSRLPMSGGRYGRSASPAVAARSTTYHQQRSRPAPQAPRLSYDKVDFTLAEAINQEFLATRSNEKAELQELNDRFASFIEKVRYLEQQNGALTQELNQFKGQYQHGQPNRASELFQEELRELRRQMDAVGKERDQYQLERDNLAEDVSLLKQRLEEEAQKRADAESNLVAFRKDVDDATLSRLELERKIESLMDEIEFLKKLHDEEIQDVQVSVQTHQLKMEVDSSSRPDLTGALRDIRAQYETIAMKNMQESEEWYKSKFADLTESAKRNTDALRQAKQDASESRRQIQALNCEIDAMKNTNEALLRQMREMEDQFGIEIGTYQDNVSRLEDEIRHLKEEMARHLREYQDLLNVKMALDIEIATYRKLLEGEESRISVPILNIGMSNHFGDRDYERAPVLPDTHGKKTVVIKTVETRDGEVVKESRREKESDSGKTDKDE encoded by the exons ATGTCCTGTTGCTTTAGGAGCATCTCAGAGCctccacttcttcctcttttctctgcgGTAGAGAGAACCAGCGCAACCATGAGCCACTCTTCGGTGACCTCCACCTCCTACAGGCGCACCTTTGGAAGCCCTCACCCCATCTCCTTGTCCTCCTACTCTCCCGTTTCCTCTCGTCTTCCCATGTCTGGAGGCCGCTACGGCCGGTCGGCTTCGCCCGCGGTGGCCGCCCGCTCCACCACCTACCACCAACAGCGGTCCCGTCCCGCCCCCCAGGCCCCGCGCCTCTCCTACGATAAGGTGGACTTCACCCTGGCCGAGGCCATCAACCAGGAGTTCCTGGCCACGCGCAGCAACGAGAAAGCTGAGCTGCAGGAGCTTAACGACCGCTTCGCCAGCTTCATCGAGAAGGTACGCTACCTGGAGCAGCAGAACGGGGCCCTGACTCAGGAGCTGAACCAGTTCAAGGGTCAGTACCAGCACGGTCAGCCCAACCGGGCCTCCGAGCTGTTCCAGGAGGAGCTGAGGGAGCTGAGGCGCCAGATGGATGCAGTCGGCAAGGAGAGGGACCAGTACCAGCTGGAGAGGGACAACCTGGCCGAAGACGTGTCCCTACTCAAGCAGAG GTTGGAGGAAGAAGCCCAGAAGAGGGCAGACGCTGAAAGTAATCTGGTTGCCTTCCGCAAG GATGTGGATGATGCTACGTTGTCTCGTCTGGAGCTGGAGAGGAAGATTGAATCTCTCATGGATGAGATTGAATTCCTGAAGAAACTGCATGATGAA GAGATTCAAGATGTGCAAGTGAGTGTCCAAACCCATCAGCTGAAGATGGAGGTGGACAGCAGCTCCAGGCCGGACCTGACCGGTGCTCTGAGGGACATCAGAGCGCAGTATGAAACCATCGCCATGAAGAACATGCAGGAGTCTGAGGAGTGGTACAAGTCCAAG TTTGCAGACTTGACTGAGTCTGCAAAGCGCAACACTGATGCTCTGAGGCAGGCCAAGCAGGACGCCAGTGAGTCCAGGAGGCAGATTCAGGCTCTAAACTGTGAAATTGACGCCATGAAGAACACA AACGAAGCTTTGCTGAGGCAGATGCGTGAAATGGAGGACCAGTTTGGCATTGAGATCGGCACCTACCAGGACAATGTGAGCAGACTGGAGGATGAGATCCGCCACCTGAAGGAGGAGATGGCGCGCCACCTGCGGGAGTACCAGGACCTCCTTAACGTCAAAATGGCCCTGGACATTGAGATTGCCACTTACCGTAAGCTgctggaaggagaggagagcag GATTTCTGTTCCAATCCTCAATATCGGTATGAGCAACCACTTTGGTGATCGAG ACTATGAAAGAGCGCCGGTCCTTCCGGACACTCACGGCAAAAAAACTGTGGTGATAAAGACCGTGGAGACTAGAGATGGAGAG gtggtgAAGGAATCCAGGAGGGAGAAGGAGAGCGACTCGGGAAAAACCGACAAGGACGAGTAA